A window of Coturnix japonica isolate 7356 chromosome 2, Coturnix japonica 2.1, whole genome shotgun sequence contains these coding sequences:
- the CCDC126 gene encoding coiled-coil domain-containing protein 126, translating to MFLTFSRKNMSQKLSMFLLVFGIIWGLMLLRYTFQYPRRQSSAELRGQILDLSKRYVKALAEENKNLMNGGSGASVAGYADLKRTIAVLLDDILQRLVKLENKVDYIIVNGSATNTTNGTSNQVSVNSSKRAKAAGNIR from the exons atgtttctaacattttcaagaaaaaacatGTCCCAAAAACTAAGCATGTTTTTACTGGTTTTTGGAATCATTTGGGGTTTGATGTTGCTACGCTACACTTTTCAGTATCCAAGGCGtcaaagcagtgctgagctgcgTGGTCAGATCTTAGACCTAAGTAAAAGATACGTCAAAGCGctggcagaagaaaataagaatttaatgAATGGTGGCAGTGGAGCCTCTGTAGCAGGATAtg CGGATCTTAAGCGAACAATTGCTGTTCTTCTGGATGACATCTTACAGCGTCTTGTGAAATTGGAGAACAAAGTGGATTACATCATTGTGAATGGCTCAGCAACGAATACCACTAATGGAACTAGCAACCAAGTATCAGTAAATTCAAGTAAACGTGCAAAAGCAGCAGGCAACATTAGATAG